The genome window CCGTGACACAGATtccattttaaaagaaattgtggcagtttgaacatgacgtactgcaatacaaaatatgacaagTGTGCCAACAgacacaacattcaaattcagGTCCATGGAGCTGAAATGTCCTCTGCCGTTGTTTGTTCCTGTAAGTCCCCCGTCCCAGACATGTTTTACGAGTAAAACGGTGGTTATTATGTCTACAGATTGGTCCATTTGTAATGCAAAATAACCCCTCGCCTTAACGTGGGCTGTGGTCATCCGACATATCTTTAATTCGCTGACTTACAGTGTCATTTGAAAGGTGTGTCATTTTCGTTGCATCCAGCGAGGATTGATCCAACACCTCTCTGACCAGATCCATGGCTGCAGGGGAGAGAAGCTCTTCTGCGATTGTGCGTAGCTTCTTCAACTTGGGAACACGGCGTGCCACTTCGTAAAATGCACAGCGTGCCTGTTCCTGCTTCGAGCGCAAAGATGTAAGTCACTTTTGTGATGTCCTCAGGTCTTTAACTCTTCTTTGAATATACTCAACAGTTTTATCTTTGGGAGAAGCGCGTTTGCTTTGCAAATGCCTCATGAGTTTTGGTGGCTTCACGATATCCTGTGGCAACACTTCGCTGCACAAAACACGGATGTTCGCCTTTTTTGTcctcataaaaaaagaaaaaaagaattcagaTTTTCTAGTCTGTATCGTACCTGCGTTTAGTCGTTGTCAATACTGATTTGCATACTGAATATGAACCATAGCTGAAATCTAGTAGGAGTCCATTAGCATTATAAGGCATCGTCGCCACCTACGTTTAGGACTGCGAACAGGAGGGATTCCGAGCGCTTCAAAACTAAAGCGCGGTCATTTTCTTTTACTCCCAGTTTAAGTCCAGCGACCCAAAAGTGGCTccaccagttgagaaccactgatataGGGGAAAGGAATCATGGGGCCACAGGCTGGCTACTGgacaagaagaaggaaaaacaaaaaaataacatttgccaaAATTGCCAGcacaattatttgattttgcATATCGCCGGCATCTCCCAaaacatcacttttcaggaaaccaaaacaaaaaggaatgtTTGTTCAGCCATTAATGCTGCATCGTCAAACAAAGCAATTTCGATTTGTCAATTACAGTATTAGTAAAAACAACACCTATGTGCGGAccgaccaatagtatcgatttgtgaacaAATATGAAATGGACCAACTTTAGATATCGGACGTTTCGGCCCGATGCCAGCGATATTTACATGTTGACACTTACGACTGGTTCAGCCTTTGTATTACAGCGTCCTTTCGCATAACCTCTTGTCTGGCCGTCCGTAGAAGCGCAGAGATATTCTTTTTCAGGTGATTGTTCTCAGTGTTCAGCCCGGtgttctataaaaaaaattacaattcatTTCGATCATCATTTTCTTACAAACATGTTTACGCgctgtaatactgtatgtgacaacAGAAATggaatttgaatcattatttgaatttaaattgctaaacttgaataattgcactaaaaaaaaaaatgtatttgaattgtTTCTTTTCAATCGTTGCATTGAAAAGGCGAAGCGGAATAGTATAATTTCAAATTGACTTTATTAGTTTtgaactgaagtccaataaacttgaaaccGAATATAAGATTTGATCAATGAAAATTccaatgtatatattttcattcagttttatCATTTCAGATCCAGTtcgacaaattcaatttcaaattagctgtgacacACATCCGGGTTCGTTAGGAAGACCAATCGACCGCAGGTAGACACAGCTCCTCTTCGGCCAATCGGCACATCCGTTTTTGAGCGTGTGACATCGGGCCTCTGCGGAAAATCAAATCTTCTAACCAGCTAcggtggctgaaataagtatttaacacgtcaacgTTTTTCTCACtgcatatatttccaaaggtgctgttgacatgaaaatgtctcCAGATGTTGGCAACAACCCAcgtaaatacaaatacattcaaagtaagaagaacaaataagctcagaaattaagttgcgtgtaataatgtgaaatggcacagggaaaaagtattgaacccgccaactggtatttatttcatactttttacaaaagcctttttttgcAATGAGAGGTTCGAGACGCgttctgtatggagaaactagtcgcatgcgttgctctggtgtgattttggcccgttcctccacacaagcagccttcaaatcttgaaggttccgtgggcttcttttatggaccttgagtttcagttcgtTCCaaagattttcgattggattcaagccaggtgattggctgggccattctagcggctttatttgtttttcctttgaaaccaattgagagttgtATTTTGGCAGTAcgctttggatcattatcctgctgaaatgtccaccctcgtttcattttcatcatcctcgtagacgGCAGCAGTTTTTTGTCAACAATGTCTCgctacatttgcccattcatccttccttcaacaatgtgaagtttaccagcaccatcatgttcccaccgccgaccttcactgttggtatggtgttttaagggtgatgtgcagtgccatttctcctccaaacgtggtgtgcattgtgacatccaaagagttcaattttgctctcatcagaccagactatattttcTCAGTATTTGAccggcttgtccaaatgttgttcagcaaactttaaacgagctttgacatgcttttgttgCAGcaatggggttttttttgcgtggtgagcgtgcatacagacCATCCTGGCAGAGTGCATTAATCACGGtttgacaacagtacctgctaatttcaggtctttttgaagttcTCCACAGATGCTCCGTGGCTCGAGGAcaacttctgattattctttgcactcctctgtcacaaatcttgcaaggagcacctgatcgagtcAAATCtctggtggtatgattggctttccacttacatgTGATGGCCCTAACCATGCTCACTCGAACATTCataagcttagatatgcgcccgTAACCAATgccgttatgttttgcaacaattagttagcgatgggcacggtggccgactggttagagcgtctgcctcacagttctgtggaccggggttaaatcccccgccccgcctgtgtggagtttgcctgtgtgggttttctccgggcactccggtttcctcccacatcccaaaaaggtGAATTgccgactctaaattgcccatatcaATTGCCAATGTCGTTAGCGctgaactgtttttccaactttgctgcatagctcctctttgcaatgttaatttctttagtcagctggtttctagctggattatacagggccctgtccccgctctgatacgcgtcctccttagcttggcgaagctgcttaagtttagcagtgaaccacggcttgttgttgttgaatgtgcgaaatgattttgttggtacacacacatcttcgcagaaactgatataggatgtcaCCGTGTCCGTATGTTCAGccagcgtacattcgcgaggtggatcgacgggaacgccaatctgatctgtgtcctctcttgcggagtttcgccttaatgccggctcgcttccctctgcggcgccgtttccgtctccatgcgccgaaaaccgcggacgctgccccggtaagtaactcggggaaaaaactgagcggatttgcgaaagttggtgaaagaaagtccggagtagcctccttgatggttagcaagtctccccttgtgcaAGCGAGTCGTgtcatgtctccaaagacgaacgaaaaacacaaaaacaaaaacaatactagagagggCGTTACCGAGGTGACCACACTGgtcggcgccatcttggatcATATCACATAATCACTAAAACGACGTATAATATCATGAATATACGGGGCCAGTAGAGATTCTGACAGGTTCTGTTGGGCAACCTCTCCAAAACGCTTCACGTTAGACCCCGACAGCAGCGGGCAAGACACGGTTGGGGAAGCAGGCGCGGATTTGATTTGAGGGGGCACAGCGTTTGTTTGAGGAAGCCACACCCTCTCTTGCCACAGCGTGCGGCCGGCCCCGATTGCAATGAATTGAATCGAGATTTTGACCCAGCCAGACAATGAAATGTATTgaatgtaaacttctgactttgaagaaagcaatgaaaaatgttacttaaaaaagtctctcattattctggcaaaTAGAAATTATTTTGGTCATccaaattgacctaaaacagttCAAGTTTTGCCTGCTTTCATGCCAGACAGTGTGCGGAAAAAAAGCATGGCTTGTGATATAGTGACGTAAACTTCTGGTATGAACCGTATGCACAAATAAGACTTGAAAACGTATAGCCAAGTGGGTGTGAGAGACGGCTACGAAAGGTCGACGATAACAAACCTGTATCTCCATCTGCTGAAGTCTTCTGTGCAACTCTTTAATTTGGTGCTGGGCTGCTTGGAATCGGGACTTCAACTGcaaccataaataaatacataaagaagtgaatttgatacagttgaccaaaaaactgtcgAGAAaccggttcagcagctgaaaccatcaacgagctgtcttgtctcaataccatctgactttttcaaagctattgcgaagtctgtgctagctgatttgcagcaaataatcaattgctcacttcagttaGCCGAGTTtgctaaagctcttaaagtagctgccattaagcctctgctaaaaaaaaaaaaaatagaacgctggacgcttccatgtcagtaagctatagacccatctccaatctccctttcatagccaagattgttgagaaagttatttttaatcaactcagcaatttcttgaacttaaatggacttatTGACAAATTTCATCAAAACTCATCACAGttcagaatctgctcttatcaaagtgctaaatgatataaggttgaagactgactcgggaaaggtgtcaattctggtcttgttggacctcagtgcggcttctGATACgttagatcataatatactgctgaacaggttgcaAACGTGGGTAGGTAGATTCCGAACTGACtttcatatcaaatcaatgactcAACCTGCCTTCTAACAACTGAAGAACATAttcagagtgaaggcttgcatgtgtcaagcagagcaggagaagctcatccatgcttttatctcaagtagacttgactactgtaatggtcttctgactggactccctaaaaagagcagtAAACAGTTGCAGCTCATTcggaatgctgcagctcgggttctgactaggacaaagaggtcagagcatattactccaattctaaagccTTTACgctggctcccagtcagttttagaatagattttaaagttctgcgactggtctataaatcactaaacggtttaggtcctgaatacagtagggctctgagatcgacagactcgggtcaaatagtggagcagagagttcaaagcaaacatggtgaagcagcatttagctattatgctgctctatctccctccctccctcgccCTTGGGCAAAA of Phyllopteryx taeniolatus isolate TA_2022b chromosome 18, UOR_Ptae_1.2, whole genome shotgun sequence contains these proteins:
- the casp8ap2 gene encoding CASP8-associated protein 2 isoform X2, which produces MESTGNDMARVFAVSEDSVDIYDDLDLNNFSTSEKSSPNPSQLKESMDLYEEIVTEEQQGRESSYTELKSRFQAAQHQIKELHRRLQQMEIQNTGLNTENNHLKKNISALLRTARQEVMRKDAVIQRLNQSSQPVAP